The following are from one region of the Primulina eburnea isolate SZY01 chromosome 17, ASM2296580v1, whole genome shotgun sequence genome:
- the LOC140818368 gene encoding uncharacterized protein, whose product MAAGTTRKISAASARAHTRKMKPKTSSSIFSGMFKKILLVCFMGIFAWAYQATRPPSPKICGSTDGPPVTASRITLNDGRYLAYKEYGVPKESAKHKIVFIHGINSCRHDATAITASLSPDVVESQGIYIVSFDRPGYGESDPHPSQTVKSLAFDIEELADQLGLGSKFYVIGFSMGGQIVWACLKYIPHRLAGAVLLAPAVNYWWPGIPSNISKEVYYQQLPQDQWALRVAHYMPWLTYWWNTQKLFPFSSVIAYSTSVLSNQDIELGPKIHSIKKEFEALPRQQGVFESALRALIIGYGNWEFDPTDLKNPFPESEGSVHLWHGVEDKLVPVEVQRYISNQLPWIKYHELSGAGHMFPYADGMSDSIIQTLLGTRKDPS is encoded by the exons ATGGCGGCTGGAACGACCCGGAAGATTTCAGCAGCCTCTGCAAGGGCACACACCCGGAAAATGAAGCCAAAAACGAGTTCTTCGATTTTTTCAG GGATGTTCAAGAAAATCTTGCTGGTTTGCTTTATGGGGATTTTTGCATGGGCGTACCAGGCTACACGACCTCCTTCGCCAAAGATATGTGGTTCCACGGATGGGCCTCCAGTTACAGCATCAAGAATTACACTTAATGACGGGAGATATTTGGCTTACAAAGAGTATGGTGTTCCAAAGGAGAGTGCAAAGCATAAGATAGTTTTTATCCACGGGATCAATAGTTGTAGACATGATGCTACTGCTATAACTGCATCCCTGTCCCCA GATGTCGTTGAAAGTCAAGGAATCTACATCGTTTCATTTGATAGACCTGGTTATGGAGAAAGTGATCCTCACCCATCCCAAACAGTGAAGTCCTTAGCGTTTGACATTGAGGAGCTTGCTGACCAGTTGGGATTAGGTTCCAAGTTTTATGTTATCGGGTTTTCAATGGGTGGGCAGATTGTGTGGGCATGCCTCAAGTATATCCCTCACAG GTTGGCTGGAGCAGTTCTTTTAGCACCAGCGGTGAATTATTGGTGGCCTGGTATTCCTTCAAACATATCAAAGGAAGTATATTATCAGCAACTTCCACAGGATCAATGGGCCCTTCGTGTTGCTCACTATATGCCATGGCTTACCTACTGGTGGAACACCCAAAAATTGTTTCCTTTTTCGAGTGTTATCGCTTACAGTACAAGTGTTTTGTCTAACCAAGACATAGAACTTGGGCCTAAAATTCATTCCATTAAAAAGGAGTTTGAG GCGCTGCCAAGACAACAAGGAGTGTTCGAGTCTGCTCTTCGTGCTTTGATCATTGGCTATGGGAATTGGGAATTTGATCCCACAGATTTGAAGAATCCATTCCCTGAAAGTGAAGGTTCTGTCCACTTGTGGCACGGGGTTGAGGATAAACTTGTCCCCGTTGAAGTGCAGCGTTATATTTCCAATCAACTGCCGTGGATAAAGTATCATGAGTTATCTGGTGCTGGTCATATGTTTCCATATGCAGATGGAATGTCAGATTCAATCATTCAAACACTGTTAGGTACAAGGAAAGACCCCTCATAG